From Anomalospiza imberbis isolate Cuckoo-Finch-1a 21T00152 chromosome 22, ASM3175350v1, whole genome shotgun sequence, a single genomic window includes:
- the LOC137486659 gene encoding ras-related protein Rab-18-B-like, whose protein sequence is MEPAGLTPSSGLSLKLLLVGDSGVGKSSLLRRFMDGAFDPRLTPTVGVDIKMKKMVVEGRAVQLAIWDTAGQERFRAVTPSYYRGAQGVVLVYDVTRKDTFTGVGGWLNELEMYTSSSSTVKMLVGNKTDKPDREVERKEGLQLARKHSLLFIETSAKTQDGVQHAFEELVIKILQTPDLWDKGPAKKGVQLMESSAQQHKGLCGASCALI, encoded by the exons ATGGAGCCCGCAGGCCTCACGCCGAGCTCAGGGCTCtccctgaagctgctgctggtcgGAGACAGCGGCGTGGGGAAGTCCAG CCTCCTGCGGAGGTTCATGGACGGTGCTTTTGATCCGCGCCTGACTCCCACCGTCG GTGTTGatattaaaatgaagaaaatggtGGTGGAGGGCCGTGCAGTACAGCTGGCCATCTGG GATACAGCAGGACAGGAGCGTTTCAGAGCAGTGACTCCCAGTTACTACCGAGGAGCTCAAGGGGTTGTTTTAG TGTATGATGTCACAAGAAAAGACACTTTCACAGGAGTAGGAGGCTGGCTGAATGAGCTGGAAATGTAcacctcctccagcagcactgtgaaGATGTTGGTTGGCAATAAAACTGATAAG CCTGACCGTGAAGTAGAGAGAAAAGAAGGGCTCCAGCTTGCTAGGAAACACTCACTGCTTTTTATAG AGACCAGTGCCAAGACACAGGATGGAGTGCAACATGCCTTTGAGGAACTGGTCATAAAGATCCTGCAGACTCCAGATCTTTGGGATAAGGGCCCAGCAAAGAAGGGAGTCCAGCTCATGGAATcatcagcacagcagcacaaaggGTTATGTGGTGCCTCCTGTGCACTTATTTAA